One segment of Marinobacter alexandrii DNA contains the following:
- the dapA gene encoding 4-hydroxy-tetrahydrodipicolinate synthase: protein MRQELKGTGVALATPMNKDYGVDFPALEKLINHTIDGGVDYLVVLGTTGESPVFSWEEKLEILDFVFKVNADRKPIVFGLGGNHTFDLIEKSKDLKKFELSAILSASPYYNKPSQEGIVRHYEMLADAFPFPIILYNVPARTASNIIADTTLTLAKHPNIIAIKEASWDLDQCKKIAHEKPSDFLLISGDDALTYKLIKEGAEGVISVISNLLPAPFINMVSAALQNSFEEAERIEEDLKKAYELLSQEGNPTSLKAGLEVKGICRRTVKPPLYNASENLIAAWEHYLK, encoded by the coding sequence ATGAGGCAAGAGTTAAAAGGAACAGGTGTGGCACTGGCTACTCCGATGAATAAGGATTATGGTGTAGACTTTCCAGCACTCGAAAAACTTATAAATCATACGATAGATGGAGGTGTAGATTACTTGGTAGTTTTAGGTACCACTGGAGAATCTCCTGTATTTTCTTGGGAAGAGAAATTGGAAATCCTTGATTTTGTATTCAAGGTCAACGCTGACAGAAAGCCTATTGTTTTTGGACTGGGCGGAAACCATACATTTGATCTTATTGAAAAGTCAAAGGATTTAAAGAAATTCGAACTCTCAGCTATTCTTTCTGCATCGCCCTACTATAATAAACCTTCGCAGGAAGGAATTGTTCGGCACTATGAAATGCTAGCAGATGCGTTCCCCTTCCCTATTATACTTTATAATGTACCTGCTCGAACTGCTTCAAATATAATAGCGGATACCACACTTACTTTAGCCAAGCACCCGAATATCATTGCCATTAAAGAAGCCTCATGGGACTTAGATCAATGTAAGAAAATCGCACATGAAAAGCCTAGTGACTTTCTATTGATTTCTGGTGATGATGCACTGACTTACAAATTGATCAAAGAGGGTGCCGAAGGAGTTATTTCGGTCATAAGCAACCTTTTACCTGCTCCCTTCATCAATATGGTAAGTGCAGCACTGCAAAATTCTTTCGAGGAAGCTGAGCGTATAGAAGAGGACCTGAAAAAAGCATATGAACTGCTTTCTCAAGAAGGAAATCCAACATCACTCAAAGCTGGCCTTGAAGTAAAAGGCATTTGCCGTCGAACAGTGAAGCCTCCCTTGTACAATGCATCAGAAAACTTGATAGCTGCCTGGGAACACTATTTAAAGTAA
- a CDS encoding carboxypeptidase-like regulatory domain-containing protein: MIKKLLTLGMLLSILHISAQESKRISGKVIDALTGEPLAFSHVGIFNSSYGTISNIDGDFSLIVPTKFNNNKLSASYLGYELKSIPVSSIDVSNDLIIKLKSTVTELPELVIRTNEKSIIEEAIEAIPKNHDQNEMLLRAFWRASIQNDEREYIQLTEYAFDMFRYGELGDENNAMKILKGRVARDTSFFSDIGGMQIGVTPQSLFANSLLKEHAILNKKVLKKHTYKITDATSYNERSVFVVSFKPKKKAKGDLFEGKILLDTESLAFVRIAFNKLISKDNPDKVFDRFSMAAMIVGLGKSTMDNYQNELNYQLVNGRWYLSHATYNINWTMRREKQGITRPVMFKADFVVTDIEKENIVVPPEEELASKGILERQIVKNTDEFWKGFNYLKADNDFEKLFQEILNRD, from the coding sequence ATGATCAAAAAACTACTAACATTGGGTATGCTACTTAGCATCCTCCATATAAGTGCGCAAGAAAGCAAAAGAATCTCAGGAAAAGTAATAGATGCGTTAACGGGTGAACCACTAGCCTTTTCCCATGTAGGCATTTTTAATTCGAGCTACGGTACCATTTCCAACATAGATGGCGACTTTTCTTTAATTGTTCCCACCAAGTTTAACAATAACAAATTGTCTGCTTCATATTTAGGGTATGAATTAAAGTCTATTCCTGTTTCTTCTATAGACGTGAGTAACGATTTGATCATCAAGCTCAAATCTACTGTGACAGAACTTCCTGAGTTGGTTATTCGAACCAATGAGAAATCAATTATTGAAGAAGCTATTGAAGCTATCCCTAAGAATCATGATCAAAATGAGATGCTACTTCGAGCTTTTTGGCGAGCTTCTATTCAAAATGATGAGCGAGAATATATCCAACTTACTGAATATGCTTTTGACATGTTTCGCTATGGAGAGCTTGGTGATGAAAATAATGCTATGAAAATCTTGAAAGGAAGGGTTGCCAGAGATACATCCTTTTTTAGTGATATCGGAGGTATGCAAATAGGTGTAACACCTCAATCGTTATTCGCAAATTCATTATTAAAAGAACATGCTATTTTAAACAAGAAAGTACTTAAAAAACATACCTATAAGATAACCGACGCTACCTCATACAATGAACGAAGCGTTTTTGTTGTAAGCTTTAAACCTAAGAAAAAAGCTAAGGGAGACCTTTTTGAGGGAAAAATTTTATTAGATACAGAATCATTGGCTTTCGTAAGAATTGCATTCAATAAACTCATCAGCAAAGACAATCCGGATAAGGTATTTGATAGATTTAGTATGGCCGCTATGATTGTGGGGTTAGGCAAAAGCACAATGGACAATTATCAAAATGAACTTAACTATCAGTTAGTCAATGGGAGGTGGTATCTAAGTCATGCAACGTATAATATAAACTGGACGATGCGAAGAGAAAAACAAGGAATTACACGTCCAGTAATGTTTAAAGCAGACTTTGTAGTAACGGATATTGAGAAAGAAAACATTGTAGTACCCCCAGAAGAAGAACTTGCTTCAAAAGGAATTCTTGAACGTCAGATAGTTAAAAATACCGATGAATTCTGGAAAGGATTCAATTACTTGAAAGCTGATAATGATTTTGAAAAACTGTTTCAGGAAATTTTGAATAGGGATTGA